From the genome of Halorussus caseinilyticus, one region includes:
- a CDS encoding PhnD/SsuA/transferrin family substrate-binding protein, translating to MANRRKFLKTTGVIGTVGLAGCMGGGSSDDEETTTSSDTTEESGGDSTEATETTEEKMDFQNGEINFNVSPSVAQEKLQAQYQPIKEHLSNEFGVPAKLKLANNYSAVIQALGAGTSDMAETGPFAAALGVKADKANIALQRKGYGSWEYKSIIVAADEVDVSNLDEMKTYIENNDATIAFADRLSASGCLFPLYDLKKAGIEIGDLPEGGGGNAAFTPNFSSHTGAYETLKNGQADFAGMGGFVPGLQDDFEENATIINEHKGLPRAPIVVSPELTDEEQTALTEAFINAPDKIYLGENGEEGGDDDLWFDDVRKVSVDKYQPVIDAANELGVGTDYFK from the coding sequence ATGGCAAACCGACGGAAATTCCTCAAGACTACTGGCGTAATCGGGACGGTCGGACTCGCAGGTTGCATGGGCGGCGGTAGCTCCGACGACGAAGAGACCACGACTTCCTCGGACACGACCGAGGAGAGCGGCGGCGACTCCACCGAGGCGACGGAGACGACCGAAGAGAAGATGGACTTCCAGAACGGCGAGATAAACTTCAACGTCTCGCCGTCCGTCGCCCAAGAGAAGCTTCAGGCGCAGTATCAGCCCATCAAGGAGCATCTCTCCAACGAGTTCGGCGTTCCCGCGAAGCTCAAGCTGGCGAACAACTACAGCGCCGTCATTCAGGCGCTCGGCGCTGGCACGTCCGACATGGCCGAAACTGGTCCGTTCGCGGCCGCACTCGGCGTCAAGGCGGACAAGGCCAACATCGCTCTCCAGCGGAAAGGGTACGGTAGCTGGGAGTACAAGAGCATCATCGTCGCGGCCGACGAAGTGGACGTGAGCAACCTCGACGAGATGAAGACGTACATCGAGAACAACGACGCCACCATCGCGTTCGCCGACCGACTCTCGGCGAGTGGCTGTCTGTTCCCGCTGTACGACCTCAAGAAGGCGGGCATCGAAATCGGCGACCTGCCCGAGGGCGGCGGCGGCAACGCCGCGTTCACGCCGAACTTCTCGAGTCACACCGGCGCGTACGAGACGCTCAAGAACGGTCAGGCCGACTTCGCCGGGATGGGCGGCTTCGTCCCCGGCCTGCAAGACGACTTCGAGGAGAACGCGACCATCATCAACGAACACAAGGGCCTGCCGCGTGCGCCCATCGTGGTCAGTCCCGAACTGACCGACGAAGAACAGACCGCGCTCACCGAGGCGTTCATCAACGCGCCCGACAAGATTTACCTCGGCGAGAACGGCGAGGAAGGCGGCGACGACGACCTCTGGTTCGACGACGTTCGGAAGGTCAGCGTGGACAAGTACCAACCCGTCATCGACGCCGCGAACGAACTCGGCGTCGGCACTGACTACTTCAAGTAG
- the phnC gene encoding phosphonate ABC transporter ATP-binding protein, with amino-acid sequence MPAVSLDNVTKIYGGDTVALRDVSFEIPEGEFVVLLGPSGAGKSTMLRVLNGLTQPTEGEVLINQKPVGGERSEVGMVFQMHYLIESMSAFRNALTGSLSRSSFARSALTMYPDEDKRAALDALDTVGLLDEAGQRAGSMSGGQKQRVGIARALVQQPDLLLADEPVSSLDPKAAKDVMRYMKEAAKERNLTTIASLHQVNIAREFGDRFLGVRDGELIFDGDREDLTMDVVDQIYYGEDGNEEGENLATTAPERGEGDE; translated from the coding sequence ATGCCAGCAGTCTCACTCGATAACGTTACCAAGATATACGGGGGAGACACGGTCGCCCTGCGGGACGTGAGTTTCGAGATTCCCGAGGGCGAATTCGTGGTTCTCCTCGGCCCGTCCGGAGCGGGGAAATCGACCATGCTCCGGGTACTCAACGGGTTGACGCAACCGACCGAGGGAGAGGTCCTCATCAATCAAAAGCCAGTCGGCGGCGAGCGAAGCGAAGTCGGGATGGTCTTCCAGATGCACTACCTCATCGAGAGCATGAGCGCGTTCCGAAACGCGCTCACTGGTTCGCTCTCCCGGTCGAGTTTCGCCCGAAGTGCGCTCACCATGTACCCCGACGAGGACAAGCGTGCGGCGTTGGACGCGCTCGACACGGTTGGTCTCTTGGACGAGGCCGGTCAGCGCGCGGGGTCGATGAGCGGCGGTCAGAAACAGCGCGTCGGCATCGCCCGCGCGCTCGTCCAGCAACCCGACCTGTTGCTGGCCGACGAACCGGTGTCGAGTCTCGACCCGAAGGCCGCCAAAGACGTGATGCGCTACATGAAGGAGGCCGCAAAGGAGCGCAACCTGACGACCATCGCAAGCCTCCATCAGGTCAACATCGCCCGCGAGTTCGGCGACCGGTTCCTCGGCGTCCGCGACGGCGAACTCATCTTCGACGGTGACCGCGAAGACCTCACGATGGACGTGGTAGACCAGATTTACTACGGCGAAGACGGCAACGAGGAGGGCGAGAACCTCGCTACCACGGCACCCGAACGAGGTGAGGGCGATGAGTAG
- the phnE gene encoding phosphonate ABC transporter, permease protein PhnE yields the protein MSSSRIDRTLQTLERRRRIRQLFGVGLLGIVLVVTYFGLNFIGFDPNELAKQIPQEVEFVKGFVPPNFVDFTIYTEKNNITGLKAIPASFRNFGQPIIESVTSDSASLVRLSMVTIILGFTGTVLGFPLALFFGVLGSEQVTPFPFNFIFRGAMSAIRAIPALVWILIYVPLAGINEVSAVLAIATDTIGNLGRLFTDELEEIEDGPIEAIQSTGASRPQVIGFGMLSQVSTSYVAWTLYILEINTRIAISLGVVGAGGIGRYIRLRQDLFKYQKAAAGIIMVFVIVISVELLSSRIRARLRPDEHESKSIVDAIKDLANGNKWLGTGTNK from the coding sequence ATGAGTAGCTCCCGCATCGACCGGACGCTTCAGACGCTGGAGCGTCGGCGTCGAATCCGGCAGTTGTTCGGCGTCGGACTTCTGGGAATCGTCCTCGTAGTGACGTACTTCGGACTCAACTTCATCGGCTTCGACCCGAACGAACTCGCCAAGCAGATACCCCAAGAGGTGGAGTTCGTCAAAGGCTTCGTGCCGCCGAACTTCGTGGACTTCACCATCTACACCGAGAAGAACAACATCACCGGTCTGAAGGCGATTCCGGCCAGTTTCCGGAACTTCGGCCAACCCATCATCGAGAGCGTGACCAGCGACAGCGCGTCGCTCGTCCGCCTCAGCATGGTGACGATAATCCTCGGGTTCACCGGCACGGTACTCGGCTTCCCGCTGGCGCTGTTCTTCGGCGTCCTCGGGTCCGAGCAGGTCACGCCGTTCCCGTTCAACTTCATCTTCCGCGGCGCGATGAGCGCGATTCGGGCCATCCCCGCGCTGGTGTGGATTCTCATCTACGTGCCGCTGGCGGGCATCAACGAGGTCAGCGCGGTGCTGGCAATCGCCACCGACACCATCGGGAACCTCGGCCGACTGTTCACCGACGAGTTGGAGGAAATCGAGGACGGACCCATCGAGGCCATCCAATCGACGGGTGCCTCCCGGCCGCAGGTCATCGGCTTCGGGATGTTGAGTCAGGTCTCGACTTCCTACGTCGCGTGGACGCTCTACATCCTCGAAATCAACACGCGAATCGCCATCAGCCTCGGCGTCGTTGGCGCGGGCGGTATCGGGCGGTACATCCGCCTGCGACAGGACCTGTTCAAGTACCAGAAGGCCGCGGCGGGCATCATCATGGTGTTCGTCATCGTCATCTCGGTGGAACTGCTCTCCTCGCGTATCCGCGCGCGACTCCGCCCCGACGAACACGAGAGCAAGTCCATCGTGGACGCCATCAAAGACCTCGCAAACGGCAACAAGTGGCTCGGCACCGGGACGAACAAGTAA